A single window of Synechococcus sp. C9 DNA harbors:
- the atzF gene encoding allophanate hydrolase, whose amino-acid sequence MISSLDLPSLRQAYSTGQVTPVDVVETVYERIERYADPAVWIYLAPKEESLRRAQALTKTEPSQLPLYGIPFAIKDNIDWAGVPTTAGCPSFAYVPQQSATVVNRLIFAGAIPIGKTNLDQFATGLVGTRSPYGICRNPFHPEYIPGGSSSGSAVAVAAGLVSFSLGTDTAGSGRVPAAFNQIVGLKPTRGYLSTQGVVPAVRSLDCVSIFALTCRDVQAILRVAAGFDPLDPFSRSPQWTEQPPGLRVGVPPREQLEFFGNEAAAKNYQQALTRLAALGCTLVEINLTPFLTAGDLLYEGAWLAERTAAVGEFLRQTQAGVDPVVRQIILAGEAISGVRVFQDMYRLAALKRKTEMQWAQMDMLVLPTTGTIYRVTEVLAEPIALNRHLGRYTNFVNLLDLCALAVPSGRQPNGLPTGITLMAPAGRDQWLCYWGQRYQAALGGMLGATGIAYGEVSP is encoded by the coding sequence ATGATCTCAAGCCTCGATTTGCCATCCTTGCGTCAGGCGTACAGCACGGGGCAGGTGACCCCGGTTGACGTTGTCGAAACGGTGTACGAACGGATTGAACGGTATGCTGACCCGGCGGTGTGGATTTATTTAGCACCTAAGGAGGAGAGTTTACGGCGGGCGCAGGCGTTGACCAAAACCGAACCGAGCCAGTTGCCCCTGTACGGTATTCCCTTTGCCATCAAGGACAATATCGATTGGGCGGGGGTGCCCACGACGGCGGGGTGTCCCAGTTTTGCCTATGTGCCCCAACAGTCGGCGACGGTGGTGAACCGGTTAATCTTCGCCGGGGCAATCCCCATCGGGAAAACCAATTTGGATCAGTTTGCGACGGGGTTGGTGGGCACCCGTTCTCCCTACGGCATTTGCCGCAATCCCTTTCACCCGGAGTACATTCCGGGGGGGTCGAGTTCCGGGTCGGCGGTGGCGGTGGCGGCGGGGCTGGTGAGTTTTAGTTTGGGGACGGATACGGCGGGTTCCGGGCGGGTGCCTGCGGCGTTTAACCAGATTGTGGGCTTGAAACCCACCCGGGGTTATCTCAGTACCCAGGGGGTGGTGCCCGCCGTGCGGAGTCTGGATTGTGTGTCCATCTTTGCCCTCACCTGCCGGGATGTCCAGGCGATTCTCCGGGTAGCCGCTGGGTTTGACCCGCTTGACCCCTTTTCCCGGTCGCCCCAGTGGACGGAGCAACCGCCGGGTCTGCGGGTGGGGGTGCCGCCGAGGGAACAGTTGGAATTTTTTGGCAATGAGGCGGCGGCAAAGAATTACCAGCAGGCGTTGACCCGGTTGGCGGCGCTGGGGTGTACTTTAGTTGAAATCAATCTAACGCCGTTTTTGACAGCGGGTGACTTGCTGTACGAGGGGGCGTGGTTAGCGGAGCGGACGGCGGCGGTGGGGGAATTTCTCCGCCAGACCCAAGCGGGGGTTGACCCGGTGGTGCGGCAAATTATCCTGGCGGGTGAGGCGATTTCCGGGGTGCGGGTGTTCCAGGATATGTACCGTTTGGCGGCGCTGAAACGGAAAACGGAAATGCAATGGGCGCAGATGGATATGCTGGTTCTGCCCACCACCGGGACGATTTACCGGGTAACAGAAGTGCTGGCTGAACCCATCGCCCTGAATCGCCATTTGGGACGGTACACCAACTTTGTCAATCTCCTCGACCTGTGTGCCTTGGCAGTACCGAGCGGCAGGCAACCCAACGGTCTCCCGACCGGCATCACCCTCATGGCTCCGGCGGGGCGGGATCAATGGCTGTGCTACTGGGGGCAACGGTATCAAGCGGCGTTGGGGGGAATGTTGGGAGCCACCGGGATTGCTTATGGGGAGGTGTCCCCATGA
- a CDS encoding ABC transporter ATP-binding protein, which translates to MFLQVRQLTKHFPTKRGTLVALEDINFSMTAGEFVCAVGASGSGKSTLLRQIAGLDQPTRGGVWIDGQRVTGPGADRGIVFQHYSLYPWMTVQENVEFGLKLHGIPPRVRREQAQYYLEVVGLTAFAQALPRQLSGGMKQRVAIARALAAEPRILLLDEPFGALDLHTRETMHEFMVQLWQRTRLTVFMITHDVEEAVFLANRILALSAHPGRICREMQVELPDRSLGVMAIKRHPAFHDYRDELVRLLRQQGRADAPTPALVA; encoded by the coding sequence ATGTTTTTACAGGTGCGACAGTTGACGAAACATTTCCCGACTAAGCGGGGGACGTTGGTGGCGTTGGAGGATATTAATTTCTCGATGACCGCCGGGGAGTTTGTCTGTGCGGTGGGGGCTTCCGGTTCTGGTAAATCTACTCTCCTGCGGCAGATTGCGGGGTTGGATCAGCCGACCCGTGGGGGGGTGTGGATTGATGGACAGAGGGTGACGGGACCGGGGGCGGACCGGGGGATCGTCTTTCAGCATTACTCCCTGTACCCCTGGATGACGGTGCAGGAGAATGTGGAATTTGGGTTGAAATTGCACGGGATTCCCCCCCGGGTGCGGCGGGAACAGGCGCAGTACTACCTGGAGGTGGTGGGATTGACGGCGTTTGCCCAGGCGTTGCCCCGGCAGTTGTCTGGGGGGATGAAACAGCGGGTGGCGATTGCCCGGGCGTTGGCGGCGGAACCCCGGATTTTGTTGCTGGATGAACCGTTTGGGGCGTTGGATTTGCACACCCGGGAAACCATGCACGAATTTATGGTGCAACTGTGGCAGCGCACCCGTCTCACGGTGTTTATGATCACCCACGATGTGGAGGAGGCGGTGTTTTTGGCGAATCGGATTTTGGCGTTGAGTGCTCACCCGGGGCGCATCTGTCGGGAGATGCAGGTGGAATTGCCGGATCGGAGTTTGGGGGTGATGGCAATCAAACGCCATCCGGCTTTTCATGACTACCGGGATGAATTGGTGCGGCTGTTGCGGCAACAGGGACGGGCGGATGCGCCTACCCCAGCGTTGGTGGCTTAG
- the rpsS gene encoding 30S ribosomal protein S19: protein MPRSLKKGPFVADHLLTKIEKLNERNEKQVIKTWSRASTIVPEMIGHTIAVYNGKQHVPVYVTDQMVGHKLGEFAPTRTFKGHTKSDKKAKR from the coding sequence ATGCCCCGGTCATTGAAAAAAGGGCCGTTTGTGGCCGACCACCTGCTCACCAAAATTGAAAAGCTGAACGAGCGCAATGAGAAGCAGGTGATCAAAACCTGGTCCCGGGCATCCACGATTGTGCCGGAGATGATCGGGCATACCATTGCGGTCTATAACGGCAAACAGCACGTCCCCGTGTACGTCACCGACCAGATGGTGGGGCATAAATTGGGGGAATTTGCCCCGACCCGCACCTTCAAGGGGCACACCAAAAGTGACAAGAAAGCCAAACGCTAG
- the rplB gene encoding 50S ribosomal protein L2, translating into MALRIYRPLTPGTRERSVADFAEITKTKPEKSLVTHHHSPKGRNNRGVITTRHRGGGHKQLYRLVDFRRDKRGIPAKVAAIEYDPNRNARLALLHYRDGEKRYILHPRKLAVGATVIAGPDAPIEIGNALPLSNIPLGTEVHNVELVPGKGGQMVRSAGASAQVVAKEGDFVALKLPSGEVRLFRREGYATIGQVGNVEHNNITLGKAGRKRWLGRRPEVRGSVMNPVDHPHGGGEGRAPIGRSGPVTPWGKPALGQKTRKRHKPSDKLIIRRRKGRN; encoded by the coding sequence ATGGCTTTACGTATTTATCGTCCGTTAACGCCAGGCACCCGGGAACGCTCGGTTGCAGATTTTGCGGAAATTACCAAAACCAAACCGGAAAAATCCCTGGTCACCCACCACCATTCCCCCAAGGGGCGCAACAACCGGGGGGTGATCACCACTCGCCATCGGGGCGGCGGCCACAAGCAGTTGTACCGGCTCGTGGATTTTCGGCGGGACAAACGGGGGATTCCGGCCAAAGTGGCGGCGATTGAGTACGACCCCAACCGCAACGCCCGTTTAGCCCTACTCCATTACCGGGATGGGGAAAAACGCTACATTTTGCATCCCCGCAAGCTGGCGGTGGGAGCGACGGTGATTGCTGGCCCGGATGCCCCGATTGAGATTGGCAATGCCCTGCCCCTGAGCAACATCCCTTTGGGGACGGAGGTGCATAACGTGGAATTGGTGCCCGGTAAGGGGGGGCAGATGGTGCGTTCAGCGGGTGCCAGTGCCCAGGTGGTGGCCAAGGAGGGGGATTTTGTCGCCCTGAAATTGCCCTCTGGGGAGGTGCGCCTGTTCCGGCGGGAAGGCTATGCCACCATCGGGCAGGTGGGGAATGTGGAACACAACAACATCACCCTGGGGAAAGCGGGGCGCAAACGCTGGCTGGGTCGTCGTCCCGAGGTGCGTGGTTCGGTGATGAACCCGGTGGATCACCCCCACGGGGGCGGGGAAGGGCGGGCACCCATTGGCCGCAGTGGCCCGGTCACCCCCTGGGGCAAACCGGCCTTGGGGCAGAAAACCCGCAAGCGCCATAAACCCAGCGATAAATTGATTATCCGTCGTCGGAAAGGGAGGAACTAG
- a CDS encoding ABC transporter permease, which yields MTDPQRSQPLRDQLQPRQLRPSVFWRIAEDIPRRLYWRLVTLSILFPLVAWGLVTWIKAVDPTFLPSPGQVVQAAVRLGRSGELWRDTWASVGRVGVGFALSALVAIPVGLLMGSFASIRALLEPLFGLMRYMPAPAFIPLLILYQGVGEEPKVTLIFIGTFFFNALMVMDTVKFVPKELIETTFMLGGNRMATVMQVIFPHVLPGVLDACRINLAAAWQLVIVAELVAATEGLGRRISLAGRFLRTDEIFVGIIVIGLIGLGLDLLFQYLVRLTSPWADAK from the coding sequence ATGACCGATCCCCAACGTTCCCAGCCCCTGCGTGACCAGTTACAGCCCCGGCAGTTGCGCCCGTCGGTGTTTTGGCGGATTGCTGAGGACATTCCCCGCCGGTTGTACTGGCGGTTGGTCACCCTCTCCATCTTGTTTCCCCTGGTGGCGTGGGGCTTGGTGACCTGGATCAAAGCCGTTGACCCGACGTTTTTGCCCTCGCCGGGACAGGTGGTGCAGGCGGCGGTTCGCCTGGGGCGTTCGGGGGAGTTGTGGCGGGATACCTGGGCAAGTGTGGGGCGGGTGGGGGTGGGGTTTGCGCTCTCGGCGTTGGTGGCGATTCCGGTGGGACTGCTGATGGGAAGTTTTGCCAGTATCCGGGCGTTGTTGGAACCCCTGTTTGGGTTGATGCGCTATATGCCGGCGCCAGCGTTTATTCCCCTGTTGATTTTGTATCAGGGGGTGGGGGAAGAACCAAAGGTGACGCTGATTTTTATTGGTACGTTTTTTTTCAATGCGTTGATGGTGATGGATACGGTGAAATTTGTGCCGAAGGAGTTAATTGAAACCACGTTTATGCTGGGAGGAAATCGGATGGCGACGGTGATGCAGGTGATTTTTCCCCATGTCCTGCCGGGGGTTTTGGATGCCTGTCGGATCAATTTGGCGGCGGCTTGGCAGTTGGTGATTGTGGCGGAATTGGTAGCGGCGACGGAGGGGTTGGGGCGACGGATTAGTTTGGCGGGCAGATTTTTGCGGACGGATGAAATTTTTGTAGGGATTATCGTGATTGGATTGATCGGGTTGGGGTTGGATTTGTTGTTTCAATATCTGGTGCGGTTGACCAGTCCTTGGGCGGATGCGAAATGA
- a CDS encoding urea amidolyase associated protein UAAP1, translating into MVATVAETDIRPELVVWSEKVPGGGYWHGVIPRWQTLRITDLGGSQGVAMIGYNADRPMERLNVADTAKIQFNAFLRQGMVLYSDMGRILFSITADTSNGHDLICGCSTAATNRAKYGHGGTGTEIQGRQDFHSAQDQFLRALGKWGMSRRDLMPNVNFFSRVTVTPTGDLQYDAGAAKPGAYVDLRAEMNVLVVIANCPHVLHPDTVYRPQPIQLTVWRSPEPAADDPCRTANEEVVRGFINTDTWWRQRPLAPHYAL; encoded by the coding sequence ATGGTGGCAACGGTGGCAGAAACGGACATTCGCCCGGAATTGGTGGTTTGGTCGGAGAAGGTGCCGGGGGGAGGCTATTGGCATGGGGTGATTCCCCGCTGGCAGACCCTGCGGATTACGGATTTGGGGGGGTCGCAGGGAGTGGCGATGATTGGCTATAACGCTGACCGCCCGATGGAGCGCTTGAATGTGGCGGATACAGCCAAAATCCAGTTCAACGCCTTTTTGCGCCAGGGGATGGTGCTGTACTCGGACATGGGGCGGATTTTGTTTTCCATCACGGCGGATACGTCCAACGGTCATGACCTGATCTGCGGTTGCAGTACGGCGGCGACCAATCGAGCCAAGTACGGGCATGGGGGAACGGGCACGGAGATTCAGGGTCGCCAGGATTTTCACAGTGCCCAGGATCAGTTTCTGCGGGCGTTGGGCAAGTGGGGGATGTCCCGCCGGGATTTGATGCCGAATGTGAATTTCTTTAGCCGGGTGACGGTGACACCGACGGGGGATTTGCAGTACGATGCCGGGGCGGCTAAACCCGGTGCTTATGTGGATTTGCGGGCGGAAATGAATGTGCTGGTGGTGATTGCCAACTGTCCCCATGTCCTGCACCCGGATACGGTGTACCGACCGCAACCCATCCAACTGACGGTGTGGCGTTCCCCGGAACCGGCGGCTGATGACCCCTGTCGCACGGCGAACGAGGAGGTGGTGCGGGGATTTATCAACACGGATACCTGGTGGCGGCAACGACCGCTGGCTCCCCATTACGCCCTCTAG
- the rplD gene encoding 50S ribosomal protein L4, whose amino-acid sequence MVALAVKNWQGETSGEAPLELRVAKPETANHILHRAVVRQLAHARQGTACTKTRSEVSGGGRKPWRQKGTGRARAGSNRSPLWRGGGVIFGPKPRDYELKMNRKERRLALRTALMNRAEQTIVVEEFTEQLPRPKTKEMVQALSRWGADPEAKILLIVPEITETLGLSVRNLPRLTLLRADQLNVWDILHADTLVVTVGALQKIQEVYGDGSDHHA is encoded by the coding sequence ATGGTGGCATTAGCGGTCAAAAATTGGCAAGGGGAAACCAGCGGCGAAGCGCCCTTGGAACTGCGGGTGGCGAAACCGGAAACGGCGAACCACATCCTGCATCGGGCGGTGGTGCGGCAGTTAGCCCATGCCCGGCAAGGGACAGCCTGTACCAAAACCCGCTCGGAGGTCAGCGGGGGTGGACGCAAACCCTGGCGACAAAAGGGCACGGGGCGGGCACGGGCGGGTTCCAATCGGTCGCCTTTGTGGCGGGGTGGGGGGGTGATTTTTGGTCCCAAACCCCGGGATTACGAGTTGAAAATGAACCGGAAAGAACGCCGGTTGGCCCTGCGCACCGCCTTGATGAACCGGGCCGAGCAAACCATTGTGGTGGAAGAATTTACGGAGCAATTGCCCCGCCCCAAAACCAAGGAGATGGTACAAGCCCTGAGCCGGTGGGGGGCTGACCCGGAAGCCAAAATTCTGTTGATCGTGCCGGAGATTACGGAAACCCTGGGGTTATCGGTGCGGAATTTGCCCCGGTTGACCCTATTGCGGGCGGATCAATTAAATGTGTGGGACATTCTCCATGCGGACACTCTGGTGGTGACGGTGGGGGCTTTGCAAAAAATTCAGGAGGTGTACGGGGATGGGTCGGATCACCACGCTTAA
- a CDS encoding 50S ribosomal protein L23, with the protein MGRITTLKPRQDDPRRLVDCIIRPLVTEKATRLLEQNQYTFAVRPQATKPEIKAAIELLFDVKVVAVNTLHPAERRKRVGRFAGQKPHYKKAMVTLAAGDKIVLFPEV; encoded by the coding sequence ATGGGTCGGATCACCACGCTTAAACCCCGCCAGGATGACCCCCGTCGGTTGGTGGACTGCATTATCCGCCCCTTGGTGACGGAGAAGGCGACCCGGTTGTTGGAACAAAACCAGTACACGTTTGCGGTGCGTCCCCAAGCCACCAAGCCGGAGATCAAGGCGGCGATTGAACTGCTGTTTGACGTGAAGGTGGTGGCGGTGAATACCCTGCACCCGGCGGAGCGCCGGAAACGGGTGGGGCGGTTTGCGGGGCAAAAACCCCACTACAAGAAGGCCATGGTGACCCTGGCCGCGGGTGACAAAATTGTGCTATTCCCGGAGGTGTAG
- a CDS encoding ABC transporter substrate-binding protein: MKWKSHAWNGLLFVLAMMLAVSCVPPKVQSESPVVRLGFSAWPGWFPWQVAQEKAIFTTKNVQVDLKWFDSYLDSINALTAQQLEANSQTLNDTISAVAGGADQVIVLVNDNSTGNDKIIVREGINTIADLKGKKVAAEEGTVDHFLLLLGMEKAGLKPSDITFVPLETGKAATAFVAGQVDAVGVFAPFTTQALKRPGSKELFSSKDFPGAISDHLVFTRSFVNEHPEQVQALVDAWFATTKFLETNPEEAIAIMAKKANVSVEEYKQYAAGTRIFTVQENIAAFQPGNDMSSLPFAAQKISAFLTQVGLAKTQPDLSKLFDDRFVKAYAARAQAQMSPVPVTSHDRSPTFPAPA; this comes from the coding sequence ATGAAATGGAAATCTCACGCTTGGAATGGGTTGTTGTTTGTGTTGGCAATGATGCTAGCCGTCAGTTGTGTTCCTCCGAAGGTGCAAAGTGAAAGTCCGGTGGTGCGCCTGGGTTTTAGTGCCTGGCCGGGCTGGTTTCCCTGGCAAGTCGCCCAGGAAAAAGCGATTTTTACCACCAAAAATGTGCAGGTAGATTTGAAGTGGTTTGATAGCTATTTGGACTCAATTAATGCCCTCACAGCCCAACAATTGGAAGCGAATTCCCAGACCCTTAATGACACGATTAGCGCCGTAGCCGGTGGTGCGGATCAGGTGATTGTTTTGGTGAATGATAATTCGACGGGAAATGACAAAATCATCGTCCGGGAAGGCATTAATACCATTGCGGATTTGAAGGGGAAAAAAGTAGCCGCCGAAGAGGGAACAGTGGATCATTTTCTCCTGCTTTTGGGGATGGAAAAAGCGGGATTAAAACCCTCGGATATTACGTTTGTGCCCTTGGAAACCGGGAAAGCCGCCACCGCCTTTGTCGCCGGACAGGTGGATGCGGTGGGGGTGTTTGCGCCGTTTACCACCCAAGCCTTGAAACGTCCGGGCAGTAAGGAATTATTTAGTTCCAAGGATTTTCCGGGGGCGATTTCTGACCATTTGGTGTTTACCCGGAGCTTTGTGAATGAGCATCCCGAACAGGTGCAGGCGCTGGTGGATGCCTGGTTTGCGACGACGAAATTTTTGGAAACTAATCCCGAAGAAGCCATTGCCATTATGGCGAAAAAAGCCAATGTTTCGGTGGAGGAATACAAACAATATGCGGCGGGTACCCGGATTTTTACGGTGCAGGAAAATATCGCCGCTTTTCAACCTGGTAATGATATGTCCTCGTTGCCTTTTGCGGCTCAGAAAATCAGTGCCTTTTTAACCCAAGTCGGTTTAGCGAAAACCCAACCGGATTTGAGCAAATTGTTTGACGACCGGTTTGTGAAAGCCTATGCCGCCCGTGCCCAAGCCCAAATGTCCCCCGTTCCAGTGACTTCCCATGACCGATCCCCAACGTTCCCAGCCCCTGCGTGA
- the rplC gene encoding 50S ribosomal protein L3, with protein sequence MALGILGTKLGMTQLFDETGKAVPVTVVQAGPCTVTQLKTTATDGYDAVQLGFGVTREKTLSKPERGHLQKANAPWVKHLREYRLDNPSQYQVGQQITVELFQPGQRVDVVGTSIGRGFAGYQRRHHFGRGPMAHGSKNHCQPGSIGAGTTPGRVYPGKRMAGQMGNQRVTIKDLRVFKIDPERHLILIRGSVPGKPGALVSVTPAKLVGAKG encoded by the coding sequence GTGGCATTGGGAATCCTGGGAACCAAGTTGGGCATGACCCAGCTTTTTGATGAAACGGGCAAGGCGGTGCCGGTGACGGTGGTGCAGGCGGGGCCCTGTACGGTGACGCAGTTGAAAACCACAGCCACGGATGGCTACGATGCGGTGCAACTGGGGTTTGGGGTGACCCGGGAAAAGACCTTGAGCAAGCCGGAGCGGGGACATTTACAAAAGGCGAACGCCCCGTGGGTCAAGCATCTGCGGGAATACCGGTTGGACAATCCCAGCCAGTACCAGGTGGGTCAGCAGATCACGGTGGAATTATTCCAGCCGGGGCAACGGGTGGACGTGGTGGGCACCAGCATTGGGCGGGGCTTTGCCGGGTATCAACGGCGGCACCATTTTGGGCGGGGGCCGATGGCGCACGGTTCCAAAAATCACTGCCAGCCCGGTTCGATTGGGGCGGGTACCACCCCGGGGCGGGTCTATCCGGGGAAACGCATGGCGGGACAGATGGGCAACCAGCGGGTGACAATCAAAGATTTGCGCGTCTTTAAGATTGACCCGGAGCGTCATCTGATCCTGATTCGGGGGTCGGTGCCGGGGAAACCGGGTGCCTTGGTGAGTGTCACCCCCGCCAAACTTGTGGGCGCAAAGGGGTAA